In a genomic window of Occallatibacter riparius:
- the rho gene encoding transcription termination factor Rho, which produces MTIAELKEKNITELSRIARTLEIPGASGLRKQDLIFKILQAQSEKEGHIFADGVLEILPDGYGFLRSPDYNYLPGPDDIYVSPSQIRKFDLKTGDSISGNVRPPHEGEKYFALVKIEAINFESPEETRNKILFDNLTPLYPQERIKLETVREAVSGRVMDLLTPIGKGQRGLIVAPPRTGKTMLLQSLANSITANQPEVVLIVLLIDERPEEVTDMQRSVKGEVISSTFDEPAARHVQVAEMVIEKAKRLVEHKRDVVILLDSITRLARAYNTIVPPSGKVLSGGVDSNALQRPKRFFGAARNIEEGGSLTIIATALVDTGSRMDEVIFEEFKGTGNMEIILDRKLVDKRVFPAIDIQRSGTRKEELLIPKEDLQRIWVLRKVLNPLSPVEAMELLISRLEKVRNNAEFLQNMNQL; this is translated from the coding sequence ATGACCATCGCAGAACTTAAAGAAAAGAACATCACCGAACTGAGCCGCATTGCGCGCACGCTCGAAATTCCCGGCGCCAGCGGCCTTCGCAAGCAGGATCTGATCTTCAAGATCCTCCAGGCCCAGAGCGAAAAAGAAGGACACATCTTCGCTGACGGCGTGCTGGAGATCCTCCCTGACGGCTACGGCTTCCTTCGCTCTCCTGATTACAACTATCTGCCGGGCCCGGACGACATCTACGTTTCGCCGTCGCAGATCCGCAAGTTCGACCTCAAAACCGGCGACTCCATCAGCGGCAACGTCCGCCCGCCGCACGAAGGCGAAAAGTACTTCGCGCTGGTCAAGATCGAGGCCATCAATTTCGAGTCACCTGAAGAGACGCGCAACAAGATCCTCTTCGACAACCTGACGCCGCTCTATCCCCAGGAGCGCATCAAGCTCGAAACGGTGCGCGAAGCCGTCAGCGGCCGCGTCATGGATCTGCTCACCCCCATCGGCAAGGGCCAGCGCGGCCTCATCGTCGCTCCGCCCCGTACCGGCAAAACCATGCTGCTCCAGTCGCTGGCCAACTCCATCACGGCCAACCAGCCTGAAGTTGTGTTGATCGTTCTGCTCATTGACGAGCGTCCGGAAGAAGTCACCGACATGCAGCGCTCGGTGAAGGGCGAAGTCATCAGCTCCACCTTCGACGAGCCCGCGGCCCGCCACGTACAGGTCGCCGAAATGGTCATCGAGAAGGCCAAGCGCCTCGTCGAGCACAAGCGCGACGTCGTCATCCTCCTCGACTCGATCACGCGTCTCGCCCGCGCCTACAACACCATCGTGCCTCCGTCGGGCAAGGTGCTCTCGGGCGGCGTCGACTCCAACGCCCTGCAGCGCCCCAAGCGCTTCTTCGGCGCGGCCCGCAACATCGAAGAAGGCGGCTCGCTCACCATCATCGCCACGGCCCTCGTCGACACCGGCTCCCGCATGGACGAAGTCATCTTCGAAGAGTTCAAGGGCACCGGCAACATGGAAATCATTCTCGACCGCAAGCTCGTCGACAAGCGCGTATTCCCCGCCATCGACATCCAGCGCAGCGGCACCCGTAAGGAAGAGCTGCTCATACCCAAGGAAGACCTGCAGCGCATCTGGGTCCTCCGCAAGGTGCTCAATCCACTCTCGCCGGTGGAAGCGATGGAACTCCTCATCAGCCGCCTCGAGAAGGTCCGCAACAACGCCGAGTTCCTGCAGAACATGAACCAGCTCTAA
- a CDS encoding methyltransferase domain-containing protein, producing MPRETSGQLSVVGGQPDFSRRADLVEFPELMDEPCSREEIRGALRDLARVNRWFLGYRPTLDWLDSLNLRGRGPVRILDIGSGYGDALRRVEKWARDRGIAVELIGLDLNPDSAVTAAEATPKGSSIRWMTGDVFDHPIAGTVDVVISSLFTHHLWDEDVVRFLRWMEQHATLGWFVNDLSRAPIPYRLFGWFARVMRLHPFVQHDGPVSFARAFQAEDWRGLCAAAELKESDYRLLPYKPARLCVGRTK from the coding sequence ATGCCGCGTGAAACCAGTGGTCAGTTGTCGGTGGTCGGTGGTCAGCCAGATTTTTCGCGACGGGCGGATCTGGTGGAGTTTCCGGAATTGATGGATGAGCCGTGCAGCCGCGAGGAGATACGCGGCGCGCTTCGCGATCTGGCGCGGGTGAATCGATGGTTTCTGGGGTACAGGCCGACACTTGATTGGCTGGATAGTCTGAATCTCCGCGGGCGTGGGCCGGTGCGGATACTCGACATCGGCAGCGGATACGGCGATGCGCTGCGGCGGGTGGAGAAGTGGGCGCGGGATCGCGGGATCGCGGTGGAACTCATCGGATTGGATTTGAATCCTGATAGCGCGGTGACTGCGGCGGAAGCCACTCCTAAAGGCAGCTCGATCCGCTGGATGACTGGTGACGTGTTCGATCATCCGATTGCGGGCACTGTGGATGTGGTGATCAGTTCGCTGTTCACGCATCATCTTTGGGATGAGGACGTGGTGCGGTTTCTGCGGTGGATGGAGCAACACGCGACATTGGGGTGGTTCGTGAATGATCTGTCGCGAGCGCCGATTCCGTATCGCTTGTTCGGGTGGTTTGCGCGCGTGATGCGATTGCATCCGTTTGTGCAACATGATGGGCCGGTGTCGTTCGCGCGGGCATTTCAGGCGGAGGACTGGCGTGGATTGTGCGCTGCGGCTGAGCTGAAGGAAAGTGACTATCGGCTGCTGCCGTATAAGCCGGCGCGATTATGTGTGGGCCGAACGAAATGA
- a CDS encoding 16S rRNA (uracil(1498)-N(3))-methyltransferase: protein MTRRRWIAEHWDEATATLVGPQAEHLVRVLRAQPGMEADVVAGGHVFHAQVAAVAANEVRFNLISELDADPALPITLVVSVFKFDHMEWGIEKATELGVAAIAPVIARRTEKHLAQAADKRVERWRRIAHEAAKQSRRSDVPLIHDPVPLAQRVRTASDATRIVLAEQERSTTLRTIVQEAVEAAQNQMPTLELAFGPEGGWAPEEEALFDANGWRAASLGPRILRAETAAIAALSVVASFLE from the coding sequence ATGACACGCCGCCGCTGGATCGCCGAACACTGGGATGAAGCAACCGCAACGCTGGTGGGGCCGCAGGCCGAGCACCTGGTCCGCGTGCTCCGCGCGCAGCCCGGCATGGAGGCGGACGTGGTGGCCGGCGGGCATGTGTTTCACGCGCAGGTCGCCGCGGTCGCAGCCAATGAGGTCCGGTTCAATCTGATTTCGGAACTCGATGCGGATCCGGCGCTGCCCATTACGCTCGTCGTATCGGTCTTCAAGTTCGATCACATGGAGTGGGGCATCGAGAAGGCTACGGAGCTGGGTGTTGCGGCGATTGCTCCCGTGATTGCGCGGCGTACGGAGAAGCACCTGGCGCAGGCGGCCGACAAGCGCGTGGAGCGCTGGCGGCGCATTGCGCATGAGGCGGCGAAGCAATCGCGGCGGTCGGATGTGCCGCTCATTCACGATCCGGTTCCACTGGCGCAGCGGGTTCGCACTGCATCGGATGCTACTCGCATCGTGCTGGCCGAACAGGAACGCAGCACTACGCTGCGCACCATCGTGCAGGAAGCCGTGGAAGCGGCGCAGAACCAGATGCCGACGCTGGAGCTGGCGTTCGGTCCGGAAGGTGGATGGGCGCCGGAGGAAGAGGCATTGTTCGACGCCAATGGCTGGCGTGCGGCGTCGCTGGGTCCGCGGATCCTAAGAGCGGAGACGGCGGCGATTGCAGCGCTGTCGGTGGTGGCTTCGTTTCTGGAGTGA
- a CDS encoding L-serine ammonia-lyase: MVTSLFDLYKPGVGPSSSHTMGPMRAAFQFTTGLKDRGVLDRVARVQAELYGSLALTGVGHATDRAVLLGLAGNEPATIAPESIEPTIASIRASRRINLGGSRSIAFEEASDLVFHRSTMFPPNSATQHPNGLRLTAFDDAGKVLDQRTFFSIGGGFITEDVTQPGAAGSAAQTDAHIPFPFHSAAEMLEQAQARSLTISQLMLANESARFGKLSADAAQEKVLERVDRIWDIMSSCIDRGVATEGTLPGGLNVRRRAHRLAERLREKEAAGTPSDPLAPLDWVTVWAMAVNEENAAGGRVVTAPTNGAAGVIPAVARYYERFIPGADREGMQRFFLTSAAIGILYKENASISGAEVGCQGEVGVACSMAAGGLTAALGGTNGQIEHAAEIGMEHNLGMTCDPIGGLVQIPCIERNAMGAVKAVQASRIAMNELETHKVSLDQVIRTMYLTGMDMQSRYKETSLAGLALNIIEC, translated from the coding sequence ATCGTGACAAGTCTGTTCGACTTATATAAACCAGGTGTTGGCCCATCGAGCTCTCACACCATGGGCCCCATGCGCGCAGCGTTTCAATTCACAACCGGATTGAAGGATCGCGGCGTGCTGGATCGCGTTGCCCGGGTGCAGGCGGAGCTCTACGGCTCGCTGGCGCTGACGGGTGTGGGGCACGCGACAGACCGCGCCGTTCTGCTGGGACTGGCAGGGAACGAGCCGGCGACCATTGCACCGGAATCCATTGAACCGACAATTGCGTCGATCCGCGCGAGCCGCCGGATCAATCTCGGCGGTTCGCGCAGCATCGCGTTCGAAGAAGCGAGCGACCTCGTGTTCCATCGGTCAACGATGTTCCCGCCCAACTCAGCCACGCAGCATCCCAACGGATTACGCCTGACGGCCTTCGATGATGCAGGGAAGGTTCTTGATCAGCGGACGTTCTTTTCGATCGGCGGCGGGTTCATTACAGAAGATGTGACTCAGCCGGGCGCAGCGGGATCGGCAGCGCAGACTGACGCGCACATACCGTTTCCTTTTCATAGCGCCGCCGAAATGCTTGAGCAGGCCCAGGCGCGAAGCCTCACCATCAGCCAGCTCATGCTGGCCAATGAGTCGGCGCGGTTCGGCAAACTCTCTGCGGACGCGGCGCAGGAGAAGGTGTTGGAGAGAGTCGATCGCATCTGGGACATCATGAGCAGTTGCATCGATCGCGGTGTGGCCACCGAGGGCACGCTGCCGGGAGGCCTGAATGTTCGCCGGCGCGCGCATCGTCTGGCTGAGCGTCTGCGCGAGAAGGAAGCCGCGGGCACGCCGAGCGATCCGTTGGCACCGCTCGACTGGGTTACGGTGTGGGCGATGGCGGTGAACGAGGAGAACGCCGCCGGCGGCCGCGTGGTTACGGCACCGACCAACGGCGCGGCGGGCGTGATTCCCGCGGTGGCGCGTTACTACGAGCGCTTCATCCCGGGCGCGGATCGCGAAGGGATGCAGCGGTTCTTCCTGACGTCGGCGGCCATCGGAATCCTATATAAGGAGAACGCGTCAATCAGCGGTGCGGAAGTCGGTTGCCAGGGCGAGGTCGGTGTTGCGTGCTCGATGGCGGCTGGCGGGCTCACTGCGGCGCTGGGTGGCACCAATGGGCAGATTGAGCACGCGGCCGAGATCGGCATGGAACACAATCTCGGAATGACCTGCGATCCGATTGGCGGCCTGGTGCAGATCCCCTGCATCGAGCGCAACGCGATGGGAGCGGTGAAGGCTGTACAGGCCTCGCGCATTGCGATGAACGAGTTGGAGACACACAAGGTGTCGCTCGACCAAGTTATCCGTACCATGTACCTGACGGGGATGGATATGCAGTCGCGCTACAAGGAGACGAGCCTCGCCGGTCTCGCGCTGAATATCATCGAGTGCTGA
- a CDS encoding NAD(P)/FAD-dependent oxidoreductase has protein sequence MILLSKIDCLVIGGGLAGSMAALRLAEAGREVLLLERERGPRHKVCGEFLSAEAIGYLRAAGVDPLRYGAQQVNGLRFSAGARVVETPLPFAAMALSRAVIDEQLLRCAESSGCAVAGGVAVERLVRASDAWHAHTEDGRTVQADNVFLASGKHDLRGWARPSGVQNDLIGFKMHWRLAPGQSHELARHIELHQFAGGYGGLVAVEDGVANLSVVARRSLFRELGGWPALLAHMRKHNTLLDARLADSEPAWERPMAISSIPYGFLAHSADELWRVGDQVAVIPSFTGDGMAIAMHSACMAAEMMLAGRGVGEYQQRLGAQLRGGMRIATALSKLMASGIAGLVAPFAMAVLPYLLEPIARATRIPSSALLLQE, from the coding sequence ATGATTCTGCTGTCCAAGATCGATTGCCTTGTGATCGGCGGCGGCCTGGCGGGATCTATGGCTGCATTGCGCCTGGCGGAGGCGGGGCGCGAGGTCTTGTTGCTGGAACGCGAACGCGGACCGAGGCACAAGGTCTGCGGGGAATTCCTGAGCGCCGAAGCGATTGGATATCTCCGTGCGGCTGGCGTGGATCCGCTGCGATACGGAGCGCAGCAGGTGAACGGGCTGCGGTTTTCGGCGGGTGCTCGCGTGGTGGAGACCCCGCTGCCGTTTGCCGCGATGGCGTTGTCGCGCGCGGTGATCGATGAGCAGTTGCTGCGATGTGCAGAGAGTTCCGGCTGTGCTGTCGCAGGCGGGGTCGCTGTCGAGAGACTCGTCCGAGCTAGCGACGCGTGGCACGCGCATACCGAGGACGGCCGGACTGTGCAGGCTGACAACGTCTTTCTGGCGAGCGGGAAGCACGATCTCCGCGGATGGGCGCGGCCGAGCGGCGTACAGAATGACCTGATCGGATTCAAGATGCACTGGCGTCTTGCGCCGGGGCAGTCGCACGAGTTGGCAAGGCATATCGAACTGCATCAGTTTGCCGGGGGATATGGCGGGTTGGTCGCAGTGGAGGATGGGGTGGCGAATCTGTCGGTTGTTGCGCGGCGCTCGTTGTTCCGCGAACTGGGCGGCTGGCCCGCGCTCCTGGCACATATGCGGAAGCACAATACGCTGCTGGATGCGCGCCTTGCCGACTCAGAGCCAGCGTGGGAGCGGCCGATGGCGATTTCGTCCATTCCGTATGGGTTCCTGGCGCACTCTGCGGACGAACTGTGGCGTGTTGGCGACCAAGTCGCGGTCATTCCTTCGTTTACGGGCGATGGGATGGCGATCGCGATGCACTCGGCCTGCATGGCGGCGGAGATGATGCTGGCGGGCCGCGGAGTCGGGGAGTATCAGCAAAGATTGGGCGCGCAGCTGCGGGGCGGGATGCGGATCGCGACGGCGCTCTCCAAGCTGATGGCGAGCGGGATCGCAGGGCTCGTGGCGCCGTTTGCGATGGCGGTTTTGCCGTACCTGCTGGAACCGATCGCACGGGCTACGCGGATTCCGAGCAGCGCGTTGTTGCTGCAGGAATGA
- a CDS encoding DNA-directed RNA polymerase subunit omega, with the protein MRSDLVFGALSHVSNRYQLCQLASKATRKLHKPNTRLQDTTNEVLARFRSTNPGSPAPVAATAEESVEQRRAA; encoded by the coding sequence ATGCGTTCTGATTTGGTTTTTGGGGCACTCTCTCATGTGTCCAACCGCTACCAGCTTTGCCAGCTCGCCAGCAAGGCGACCCGCAAGCTGCACAAGCCGAATACGCGCCTGCAGGACACCACGAACGAGGTCCTGGCCCGCTTCCGCAGCACCAACCCCGGATCTCCGGCTCCTGTTGCCGCTACTGCGGAAGAGTCCGTCGAGCAGCGCCGCGCCGCCTAA
- a CDS encoding YifB family Mg chelatase-like AAA ATPase, which translates to MAHFRALSAAVYGIDASLIDVEVDYSGTTTNEEHFHMVGLPDAAVRESRDRVRTAIKNSGYLIPPTFITVNLAPADLKKEGSGFDLPIAVGILGAYNAITLTDLSPFLFVGELGLDGKVRPVPGMLPVAIMAREKGIPNLILPADNAPEAAVVEGVNIYPVTSLLDVIDLLNGAIMGTIQREPFRVSTEKLLGELQQFTVDFKDVRGQQTAKRALEVAAAGSHNILMIGPPGSGKTMLAKRLPSILAPLTFDEALETTKIHSVAGVLDAAAGLVTHRPFRSPHHTISDAGLIGGGIVPRPGEVSLAHNGLLFLDELPEFPRNVLEVMRQPLEDHTVTIARASMSLSFPARFMLAAAMNPCPCGYFNDKSRECMCTPPMIQRYVAKISGPLLDRIDIHIEVPAVQYKELRGGAAAEGSSEIRDRVMTARERQRERFRSHGEKIYSNAQMTTRQIRAYCELGADAERLLERAMQQQGLTARAHDRILKVARTVADLDGAVAVTVSHLAEAIQYRTLDRSYWS; encoded by the coding sequence ATGGCACATTTCAGGGCTCTCAGCGCGGCTGTCTACGGCATTGATGCCAGCCTCATCGACGTAGAAGTCGACTACAGCGGCACCACGACCAATGAAGAACACTTCCACATGGTCGGATTGCCCGACGCCGCCGTCCGAGAAAGTCGCGACCGCGTCCGCACGGCGATCAAGAACTCGGGTTACCTCATCCCGCCAACGTTCATCACTGTCAACCTGGCCCCAGCCGACCTCAAGAAGGAAGGCTCCGGGTTCGATCTCCCCATCGCTGTCGGAATTCTCGGCGCCTACAACGCCATCACTCTCACCGATCTGAGCCCTTTCCTGTTCGTCGGCGAACTGGGACTCGACGGAAAAGTGCGCCCTGTCCCAGGAATGCTCCCCGTCGCCATCATGGCGCGCGAGAAGGGCATCCCCAACCTCATTCTGCCGGCAGACAACGCGCCTGAAGCCGCAGTCGTTGAGGGAGTGAACATCTACCCCGTCACTTCCCTGCTCGACGTCATCGACCTGCTCAACGGCGCAATCATGGGAACAATTCAGCGCGAGCCGTTCCGCGTATCGACTGAGAAGCTGCTCGGCGAGCTTCAGCAGTTCACCGTGGACTTCAAAGACGTGCGCGGCCAGCAGACCGCCAAGCGCGCTCTCGAAGTTGCCGCCGCCGGCAGCCACAACATATTAATGATTGGCCCGCCGGGCAGTGGTAAGACGATGCTGGCCAAGCGGCTGCCGTCGATCCTCGCTCCGCTCACATTTGATGAAGCGCTCGAAACCACCAAGATCCATTCCGTCGCCGGCGTCCTCGATGCCGCTGCGGGACTGGTCACGCACCGTCCCTTCCGCTCGCCGCACCACACCATCTCCGACGCGGGCCTCATCGGCGGCGGCATTGTGCCCAGGCCCGGTGAAGTCTCCCTCGCGCACAACGGCCTTCTCTTTCTGGACGAGCTTCCCGAGTTTCCCCGTAACGTACTCGAAGTGATGCGGCAGCCGCTCGAGGACCACACCGTGACGATTGCTCGCGCGAGCATGTCGCTCAGTTTTCCGGCGCGATTCATGCTCGCCGCCGCCATGAATCCCTGCCCGTGCGGCTACTTCAACGACAAGTCGCGCGAATGCATGTGCACCCCGCCCATGATCCAGCGCTACGTCGCTAAGATCTCTGGCCCGCTGCTCGATCGCATCGACATCCACATTGAAGTGCCCGCGGTTCAGTACAAGGAACTCCGTGGCGGCGCCGCAGCCGAGGGTTCCTCCGAAATCCGCGACCGCGTAATGACTGCGCGCGAACGGCAGCGCGAACGCTTCCGCTCGCATGGCGAGAAGATCTACTCCAACGCCCAGATGACCACCCGGCAGATTCGCGCCTACTGCGAGTTGGGCGCCGATGCCGAGCGGCTACTTGAGCGCGCCATGCAGCAGCAGGGTCTTACAGCCCGCGCACACGACCGGATCCTTAAAGTCGCCCGCACCGTCGCCGACCTGGACGGAGCCGTGGCCGTGACGGTCTCGCATCTGGCCGAAGCGATTCAATACCGCACGCTCGACCGCAGCTATTGGTCCTGA
- a CDS encoding GGDEF domain-containing protein has protein sequence MASAIPQARFDYTQAMEFLLQVVQDISLARDLPRLMEIVRHAARTLTGADGATFVLRDGDQCYYAEEDAIAPLWKGSRFPMRTCISGWVMMNRAPVIIEDIFADARIPIEAYRPTFVRSLAMVPIRAKDPVGAIGNYWARLYRPDPLQMKILQALADTTSVALENVQLYNTLENRVLERTKELEKANEEIRQLSLTDELTGLNNRRGFSLLACQLLRTTKRSGQANWLLFADVDGLKRVNDGMGHEAGDRLICAAARALRDTFREQDILARIGGDEFVVFGVGECAAAEARDRLQTSIDRHNAYRGNGPELSMSFGIAQSKADVSLDALISQADSAMYTAKRGRPEHLYAGAAEPMQQGAMLPDQRASR, from the coding sequence ATGGCTTCTGCGATTCCCCAGGCCCGCTTCGATTACACCCAGGCGATGGAATTCCTGCTGCAGGTGGTGCAGGATATTTCGCTGGCGCGAGACCTGCCACGGTTGATGGAGATTGTGCGGCATGCGGCGCGCACGCTCACGGGCGCCGATGGAGCGACGTTCGTCCTGCGGGATGGCGATCAGTGCTACTACGCCGAGGAAGATGCGATTGCGCCGCTCTGGAAGGGCTCGCGATTCCCGATGCGCACCTGCATTAGCGGGTGGGTGATGATGAATCGCGCGCCGGTGATCATCGAGGACATCTTCGCGGATGCGCGGATTCCCATCGAGGCCTATCGTCCAACTTTCGTGCGCAGCCTGGCGATGGTACCCATTCGTGCCAAGGATCCTGTGGGAGCTATCGGAAATTACTGGGCACGTCTCTATCGGCCCGATCCGCTTCAGATGAAGATTCTGCAGGCGCTGGCGGATACGACCTCTGTCGCCCTCGAGAACGTGCAGCTTTACAACACGCTGGAGAATCGTGTTCTGGAACGCACGAAGGAACTGGAGAAGGCCAATGAGGAGATCCGGCAGTTATCACTGACAGACGAACTAACTGGCTTGAATAACCGGCGCGGTTTTTCGCTGCTCGCCTGCCAACTGCTGCGGACCACGAAGCGATCAGGTCAGGCGAACTGGTTGTTGTTTGCGGATGTGGACGGCTTGAAGCGGGTGAATGATGGGATGGGGCACGAAGCCGGCGACCGCCTGATATGCGCAGCGGCCCGCGCTCTTCGCGACACCTTCCGTGAGCAGGACATCCTGGCGAGGATTGGTGGCGATGAGTTCGTCGTCTTCGGGGTCGGGGAATGCGCTGCCGCTGAGGCACGAGACCGTCTCCAGACAAGCATCGATCGCCATAACGCTTATCGCGGCAATGGCCCGGAACTCTCTATGAGCTTCGGCATCGCGCAGAGCAAGGCCGACGTTTCGCTTGATGCGTTGATAAGCCAGGCGGACAGCGCGATGTACACGGCGAAGCGTGGCCGGCCCGAGCATCTGTATGCGGGAGCTGCGGAGCCGATGCAGCAAGGCGCAATGCTGCCGGACCAGCGCGCATCACGATAG
- a CDS encoding CPBP family intramembrane glutamic endopeptidase, which translates to MSNYSESASGPKPIAPVWHTILLIAGIVLLSFSGAKQFSGEHAAPVHRMQTYALTVVTEIVMLIWVWFGMRLRRIPFRSIFGNVTGSSTLGIDAVCAAAFWISSVTLLATINATWFVTDALIHHRPIMKNGQLDPAQEKTVHTLTALAPSNMSEIAAWILLCAMAALTEEIVFRGYLQRQFTAWGRGAVAVGVVFSAILFGCAHGYQGFHYMVLLSIYGALFSLLAIFRRNIRAGIFAHAWQDIVAGLGLALLHTKHLV; encoded by the coding sequence ATGAGCAACTATTCGGAATCGGCGAGTGGCCCGAAGCCCATCGCTCCGGTATGGCACACGATCCTGCTCATCGCCGGCATCGTTCTACTTTCCTTTTCGGGAGCGAAGCAATTTTCAGGCGAGCATGCCGCGCCGGTGCACCGGATGCAGACATACGCGCTTACGGTTGTCACCGAGATCGTGATGCTCATCTGGGTGTGGTTTGGAATGAGATTGCGCCGCATCCCATTCCGGTCGATCTTCGGAAACGTGACGGGCTCGAGCACGCTTGGAATCGATGCGGTATGTGCCGCCGCCTTCTGGATTTCGTCGGTGACCCTGCTGGCCACCATCAACGCGACGTGGTTCGTAACAGACGCCCTGATCCATCATCGGCCGATTATGAAGAACGGCCAGCTCGACCCTGCGCAGGAGAAAACGGTCCACACTCTCACAGCGCTCGCGCCTTCGAACATGAGTGAAATAGCCGCATGGATACTGCTTTGCGCGATGGCCGCCCTCACGGAAGAGATTGTCTTCCGCGGGTATCTGCAGCGGCAGTTCACGGCGTGGGGACGTGGCGCGGTTGCCGTGGGCGTTGTGTTTTCGGCGATCCTTTTTGGCTGCGCGCATGGTTACCAGGGCTTCCACTACATGGTTCTACTTTCCATCTACGGCGCGCTCTTCAGCCTTCTCGCAATCTTTCGTCGCAACATTCGCGCGGGAATTTTTGCGCATGCGTGGCAGGACATTGTTGCTGGATTGGGACTCGCTCTTCTACATACGAAGCATCTCGTGTGA
- a CDS encoding UxaA family hydrolase — protein MAETALQLDSRDNVLVALQPLAAGTGVRFGAASTSVTEDIPAKHKMALEDLAPGDVIRMYGMVVGEVTQPIPRGGLVSTRNVRHRAEAYSATRQPVSFTLPDAAPWTERTFMGYRRADGQVGTRNYWLVLPLVFCENRNVERMKEALEEELGYGSEGNSYRQHVRKLLQQKKAANSATASAKETSAARVFPNVDGIRFLTHQGGCGGTRQDAQALCGLLAGYIHHPNVAGATVLSLGCQNAEIRMLMDELRARDPQMTKPVLVFDQQKSGRDSTLMGSALDATFAALEEANSATRSAAPLSALTVGLKCGGSDGFSGISANPALGYLSDLLVQLGSKTLLSEFPELHGVEQELINRCVTDEVAQRFYDLMHAYSARAKAVHSGFDMNPSPGNIQDGLITDAIKSAGAARKGGVSPVRDVIDFPQYATTPGLNLLCTPGNDVECVTAQSGAGANLVLFTTGLGTPTGNPVAPVVKISTNSQLADRMADIIDFDAGGIITGEKTIAECASELLEFCIGVANGERLTKAEQLGQYDFIPWKRGVSL, from the coding sequence ATGGCCGAAACCGCTCTCCAACTCGATAGCCGCGACAACGTCCTCGTTGCTCTTCAGCCGCTCGCCGCAGGAACCGGGGTGCGGTTCGGCGCCGCGTCAACCTCGGTGACTGAAGACATTCCTGCCAAGCACAAGATGGCGCTGGAGGATCTCGCACCCGGCGACGTGATTCGCATGTACGGCATGGTGGTAGGCGAAGTGACGCAGCCTATTCCGCGCGGCGGACTTGTTTCTACGCGCAATGTTCGCCATCGCGCCGAGGCCTACTCCGCCACGCGCCAGCCGGTGTCGTTCACGCTGCCTGATGCCGCCCCATGGACTGAACGCACGTTCATGGGCTACCGTCGCGCCGACGGCCAGGTGGGTACGCGCAATTACTGGCTCGTGCTGCCGCTGGTGTTCTGCGAAAACCGCAACGTGGAGCGAATGAAGGAAGCGCTCGAAGAGGAACTCGGCTACGGCAGCGAGGGAAACAGCTATCGCCAGCATGTGCGGAAGCTTCTGCAGCAGAAGAAAGCGGCGAACAGCGCGACGGCTTCTGCAAAGGAAACTTCTGCGGCGCGAGTATTCCCAAACGTAGACGGCATCCGCTTTCTGACTCACCAGGGCGGCTGCGGAGGCACGCGCCAGGACGCGCAGGCGTTATGTGGTCTGCTTGCCGGCTACATTCATCACCCCAACGTGGCCGGCGCAACGGTGCTGAGCCTGGGCTGCCAGAACGCCGAGATTCGCATGCTGATGGACGAGCTTCGCGCACGCGATCCGCAGATGACCAAGCCCGTGCTGGTATTCGATCAGCAAAAGTCGGGCCGCGACTCGACGCTGATGGGCTCGGCCCTCGACGCAACGTTCGCAGCACTCGAGGAAGCGAACTCGGCAACCCGCTCCGCGGCTCCGCTGTCGGCGCTCACGGTTGGGCTGAAGTGCGGCGGATCAGATGGATTCAGCGGCATCTCCGCTAACCCTGCGCTGGGATACCTTTCCGATCTGCTGGTCCAGCTCGGCAGCAAGACCCTACTCTCGGAGTTCCCCGAGTTACACGGCGTGGAGCAGGAGTTGATTAACCGCTGCGTGACGGACGAGGTGGCCCAGCGGTTCTACGATCTGATGCACGCTTACTCGGCGCGCGCCAAGGCCGTTCACTCCGGGTTCGACATGAATCCATCGCCCGGCAACATTCAGGACGGCCTCATCACCGACGCGATCAAGTCAGCCGGCGCGGCGCGCAAGGGCGGCGTGTCCCCGGTCCGCGATGTCATCGACTTCCCGCAGTACGCGACCACGCCCGGTTTGAACCTCCTCTGTACGCCGGGCAACGACGTGGAATGCGTCACAGCTCAAAGCGGCGCGGGCGCGAACCTGGTTCTGTTCACCACTGGACTCGGCACGCCGACGGGAAACCCTGTAGCCCCCGTGGTGAAGATCTCAACCAACTCGCAGCTTGCCGACCGCATGGCCGACATCATCGACTTTGACGCGGGCGGCATCATCACCGGCGAGAAGACGATAGCCGAATGCGCCTCGGAATTGCTGGAGTTCTGCATTGGCGTGGCGAATGGCGAGCGGCTGACCAAGGCCGAGCAGTTAGGCCAGTATGACTTCATCCCCTGGAAGCGCGGCGTGTCGTTGTAA